CGCGACCTTCACCGAGAAGCTGTTCGGCTGGCACGGGATGGGGGAGTACCTGATCAGCTCGGTGCAGTCGCACGACGTGAACGCGGTCGCGGCGGTCGCCTGCTTCACGGCGGTGCTCGTGCTGTTCTCCGGCCTGCTGGCCGACATCCTCTACGCGGCCCTCGATCCGCGCGTCCGGTCCAAGTAGGAGGTGCGTAGATGTCGATGTCACCGCAGGAGATCTTCGAGGTCGCCCCACCGGCGTCCTCAGACCCTGACGCCACCAACCAGCATGTGGAGGGCAACGAGTCCCTGACCCGTGGCCGGCTGATCCTGAAGAGGTTCCTCCGGCAGAAGTCGGGGCTGGCAGCGTTGCTGGTGCTCGTGCTCATCTTCCTGCTGGCCTACGTCGGCCCCTACTTCACGCAGTGGAAGTTCGACGACTTCGACCAGGCCGGCATCCTCGCCAGCCCGGGCGGCACCCACTTCTTCGGCGTCGACGAGGTCGGGCGCGACGTCTACGCCCGCACCCTGAAGGGCCTGCAGAAGTCGTTGGTGATCGGCCTGGTGGCAGCCCTGGTGACCACCACCATCGCCGCCATCGCCGGCTCGCTGGCCGGTTACTTCGGCAAGTACATCGATATGACAGTGGTGTGGATCATCGACCTGCTGCTGGTGTTGCCCGGGTTCCTGATCCTGGCGATCCTGAGCCCGGTGCTGTCCGGCAAGAGCTGGCTGTGGCTGGTGCTGCTGCTCTCGCTCTTCGGCTGGATGGTCACCGGCCGGGTGGTCCGGGGCATGGCGATGAGCCTGCGCGAACGCGACTACGTGCACGCCGCCAGGTTCATGGGGGTGCCGCCGCTGACCATCATCCGCCGGCACCTGCTGCCCAACATGGCCTCCCTGCTCATCGTCGACGTCACCATCAACGTCGGCGGCACCATCCTGGCCGAGACCGGCCTGAGCTTCTTCGGCTTCGGCGTGCAGCCGCCGGACGTCTCGCTCGGGACCGTGCTCAGCGACGCCCAGCCGCTGGCCACCACCTACCCCCACGTGTTCATGTTCGGCGCCGGACTGCTGGTGCTCACGGTGCTCTGCGTGAGCGTCATCGGTGATGCCCTTCGCGACGCCATCGACCCATCATCAGGATCGAGCAGACTGTGACTCTCGCCAAAGCCCCCCTCTTGCAGGTCTCAGACCTCACCGTCAGCTTCGGCAGCGAGGCCGGCCCGGTCCGGGCCGTCCGCGGCGTCTCCTACACGGTGCAGGCGGGTGAGACGCTGGCGATCGTGGGAGAGTCCGGCTCCGGCAAGTCGGTCAGCTCGCTGGCCGTGATGGGCCTGCTCCCGGCCAACGCCGCCGTCACCGGCTCGATCAAGTTCCAGGGCACCGAGCTGCTCGGCCTCGGCGACAAGAGGCTGTCCAAGCTTCGTGGCTCGGGCATCTCGATGGTGTTCCAGGACCCGCTGTCGGCTTTGACGCCGGTCTACACGATCGGTGACCAGATCGCCGAGGCGGTGCGCATCCACCAGGACGTGTCCAAGTCCCAGGCCCACGCGCGGGCCGTGGAGCTGCTGGACCTGGTGGGCATCCCGAACGCGCGGCTGCGGGCGAGCTCGTTTCCGCACGAGTTCTCCGGCGGCATGCGCCAGCGCGCGATGATCGCGATGGCCATCGCCAACGACCCCGACCTCATCATCGCCGACGAGCCGACGACCGCGCTGGACGTCACGATCCAGGCCCAGATCCTCGACGTGCTGCGCAAGGCCAAGGAGGTCACCAACGCGGCCACCGTGCTGATCACCCACGACCTCGGAGTGGTCGCCGGCTTCGCCGACCGGGTGATGGTGATGTACGCCGGCAAGGCAGTCGAGCTGGCCAGTGTCGATGACGTCTTCTACCACCCGCGGATGCCCTACACCATGGGCCTGCTGGGCTCCATCCCGCGGATGGACGTGGAGGAGAAGGAGCCGCTGATCCCGATCGAGGGCACTCCGCCCTCGCTGGTGAACCTGCCCACCGGGTGCCCGTTCGAGCCACGGTGCCCCATCTCGGTCGAGCTGTGCCGTACCACCGAGCCGCCGCTGGCCGAGACCGACCGGCCGGTCCATCAGGCCGCCTGCCACCGAAGCCTGGAGATCGCCCAACGCCAGTGGAGCGCCGCTGACGTGTTCGAGCGCCCGGAGCTGCCGGTCGAGGACGCCTCCCTGCCCTCGGCGCGCGAGGACCGGGAGGTGGTGCTGACGCTGGATGACCTGCACCGGGCATTCCCGATCCGCAAGGGCGCGGTGATCCGCCGGACGATCGGCAGCGTGCGGGCGGTGGACGGGGTGTCCCTGGAGATCAGGCAGGGGGAGACCCTGGGTCTGGTGGGCGAGTCAGGGTGCGGCAAGACCACCACCATCATGGAGATCATGAACCTGCTCAAGCCGCAGCAGGGCAAGATCGTGGTGCTGGGCAAGCAGACCGACAACCTCAAGGGCGCTGAACGCCGCAAGATGCGCGCCGAGCTGTCC
This is a stretch of genomic DNA from Jatrophihabitans sp.. It encodes these proteins:
- a CDS encoding ABC transporter permease; translation: MSMSPQEIFEVAPPASSDPDATNQHVEGNESLTRGRLILKRFLRQKSGLAALLVLVLIFLLAYVGPYFTQWKFDDFDQAGILASPGGTHFFGVDEVGRDVYARTLKGLQKSLVIGLVAALVTTTIAAIAGSLAGYFGKYIDMTVVWIIDLLLVLPGFLILAILSPVLSGKSWLWLVLLLSLFGWMVTGRVVRGMAMSLRERDYVHAARFMGVPPLTIIRRHLLPNMASLLIVDVTINVGGTILAETGLSFFGFGVQPPDVSLGTVLSDAQPLATTYPHVFMFGAGLLVLTVLCVSVIGDALRDAIDPSSGSSRL
- a CDS encoding ABC transporter ATP-binding protein, with amino-acid sequence MTLAKAPLLQVSDLTVSFGSEAGPVRAVRGVSYTVQAGETLAIVGESGSGKSVSSLAVMGLLPANAAVTGSIKFQGTELLGLGDKRLSKLRGSGISMVFQDPLSALTPVYTIGDQIAEAVRIHQDVSKSQAHARAVELLDLVGIPNARLRASSFPHEFSGGMRQRAMIAMAIANDPDLIIADEPTTALDVTIQAQILDVLRKAKEVTNAATVLITHDLGVVAGFADRVMVMYAGKAVELASVDDVFYHPRMPYTMGLLGSIPRMDVEEKEPLIPIEGTPPSLVNLPTGCPFEPRCPISVELCRTTEPPLAETDRPVHQAACHRSLEIAQRQWSAADVFERPELPVEDASLPSAREDREVVLTLDDLHRAFPIRKGAVIRRTIGSVRAVDGVSLEIRQGETLGLVGESGCGKTTTIMEIMNLLKPQQGKIVVLGKQTDNLKGAERRKMRAELSIVFQDPMASLDPRMPIGDILAEPMWVQKVPEDKIKARSAELLKMVGLSPEHASRYPAEFSGGQRQRIGIARALALDPKVIVLDEPVSALDVSIQAGVINLLDELKVKMGLSYLFVAHDLSVVRHIADRVAVMYLGRIVEIGVTREIFAAPSHPYTQALLSAIPLPDPVKERGRKRILLTGDLPSPADVPSGCRFSSRCFVFAEQLNAEERATCKGVDPGLYELGGDHRAACHFAKVRQVV